Proteins co-encoded in one Armatimonadota bacterium genomic window:
- a CDS encoding RND transporter, with amino-acid sequence MCDRSLLVATLLLALFMPSQAQQSLTLQEALSLAEKHNPRLQAVQARREGSFARARATSAMLSPQVSVSGWLAQGTVDNMLNSAPAVMPDSMRMASRDSFASSQVKLSLPLFTGGRLQMMARAARAEAEAMSAEVQEMHQEVRLEVTMRYLQALLRGDLVEVAKKRYEAQQEQTRIMEQMYEIGKAPLAFVLRSRAAEAEAKQELTTATSDFRKSLIDLQVSIGLSPTGEIELPRELEQPVLTVPDTVEEAVKRGLQRRALLQSQQARLRMTRLERRAAEGTLLPQAYLTASQDWGKGQQMKAQSGYTVALVLSIPIWTGGQLQAQVREAVAREHAEAAMARALQLQVESEVRQAWLDIQTAAANLATAHAALKDAEEAYRVATLRVQEGKAPFVEQMDALAALTEARTRLLEARTEHILAQARLLRAMGDL; translated from the coding sequence GTGTGTGATCGAAGCCTTTTAGTAGCGACACTGCTACTTGCGTTGTTTATGCCGTCACAGGCGCAACAGTCGCTGACTCTGCAGGAAGCACTGTCGCTGGCAGAAAAGCACAACCCACGCTTGCAGGCAGTGCAGGCGCGTCGGGAGGGGTCGTTCGCTCGCGCCCGGGCGACGTCTGCTATGCTGTCGCCACAGGTCTCCGTATCGGGCTGGCTGGCACAGGGCACGGTAGACAACATGCTGAACTCTGCACCGGCAGTAATGCCTGACTCCATGCGCATGGCGTCACGCGACAGTTTCGCCTCTTCGCAAGTAAAGCTTTCCCTGCCGCTGTTCACCGGCGGACGGCTGCAAATGATGGCACGTGCTGCCCGCGCCGAAGCCGAAGCGATGTCCGCCGAGGTACAGGAGATGCATCAGGAGGTGCGTCTGGAGGTTACCATGCGCTATTTGCAGGCGTTGCTGCGTGGGGATCTGGTAGAGGTAGCCAAGAAGCGTTATGAAGCACAGCAAGAGCAAACGCGCATCATGGAGCAGATGTATGAAATCGGCAAAGCACCGCTGGCGTTTGTATTGCGCAGTCGGGCGGCGGAGGCGGAAGCGAAGCAGGAGTTGACCACAGCCACCAGCGACTTCCGCAAAAGCCTGATTGACCTGCAGGTGAGTATCGGCTTATCGCCGACCGGCGAGATAGAGCTGCCTCGCGAACTGGAGCAACCTGTCCTCACGGTACCCGACACGGTGGAGGAAGCCGTCAAGAGGGGCTTGCAACGACGCGCCTTACTGCAATCCCAGCAGGCGCGCCTGCGCATGACGAGGTTAGAACGTCGGGCGGCTGAGGGGACGTTATTGCCGCAGGCGTATTTGACCGCTTCGCAGGACTGGGGAAAGGGGCAGCAAATGAAAGCGCAGTCGGGCTATACGGTGGCGCTGGTGCTCAGCATACCGATTTGGACAGGTGGGCAGTTACAGGCGCAAGTACGCGAAGCCGTCGCCCGCGAGCACGCAGAGGCTGCGATGGCGCGCGCCCTGCAGCTGCAGGTAGAGAGTGAGGTACGCCAGGCATGGCTGGATATCCAGACCGCCGCTGCGAACCTTGCTACCGCCCACGCTGCGTTGAAAGACGCAGAGGAAGCGTATCGCGTCGCGACATTACGTGTACAGGAAGGCAAGGCTCCCTTTGTGGAGCAAATGGATGCCCTTGCCGCTCTCACCGAAGCGCGCACCCGCCTGCTGGAAGCACGAACTGAGCATATTCTA